The segment ctacactgcaataaaaaaccctcagcaccaagtctcagagcctgggtcagctgacttgggcttgtggggcttgggctatagggctaaacatagcagtgcatctgatgaagtgggttctaacccacgaaagcttatgcccagataaatttgttagtctctaaggtgccacaaggacacctCGTTATTATAGCAGTGTAGGACGTTCAGGCTCGAGCTGGAGTCTCaaggggtctcagagcctgggctccagcccaaacatctacactgccattttatagccccacagcccaagccctgtgagcccaagtccaCTGATGCAGGCCAGTGGTGCccatgccatgggtcttttattgcagtgcagacatacccaggaAGAGAATTGAGTTTAGAACCCAAATGGCCCCTTTAAAGGACCATCTCAAATGAATggattgaattatttttttagtcttttgttttgcttgtgactCTGGAGTAAGAGCTCCCATGGGATTATGAACTTGGAGGGCActgaaaaacagaaagagaatGCTTGCAGAATAGGAAAGGTCTCCCCAAGCCAAGTGCTCACTGGAAGCTGTCCAAGGTCCTGAACAAATTATTTCCCCTCCCGTGCCACCTTCTAATTGGCAGAAATCATCGCGGGCAAACTTCTGCCCTCAAATAGAACCATGTACAGGGTTCCACGGGATGACAGAGGGCAGAATCTGAGCTTGATTATGACTTTTTTGACAGCAGTTTATCTTTGGGTGACAGTAAAGGCTAGTAGCAAGGGGAAGGCTGGATGAGCCAGGGAGTTGGGACTAGGATAGGGATCTTTACATATCGAGGTTACTGGATTGAATTTGGACCAGTCTTGGACTGGTCTAGTCATCACTGTGGCATGATGTGAAAGGAGATGGTGTTTTCTGAGTGCAGTTCCTGATCAACAGGTGTTGCCCTCTCACAAAGCACCCTCACAGATGGCACCAACTGATGTTCTTGTTGGCAGGCTGATCACATGACtaaaggactgaatgggccatggagactgaactaccatCTCTCACCTCATGAATGGTAAGGGACACTTACAGAAGGACCATCTACAGGACAGCTGCTGCCTATCGCTTACTTGTTCTGTGGACAGAGGACCTCACTTTCTATGGCTGTCAACAGGGCACCTTTCCAAAGCACGAAACTCATTTAAAGGGAGAAACAGGTCACTGGATGAAGGAAAGCGGGTTGAAATCCATACCCATACTCCTTGACTATCTGAGGTCTTGGTCCATTCAATATAGTCTCTGGATGCTgcggcacatggggctgctggacTCGGTTGAGACTGTTCTGACGGCTCCCTGCTGCTGCGGGCCTGTAGACATGTTCCTGGGCCTGGGTAGCGACCAGGATGATTTCTTTGTTGTCAGTTGAGAGGTGTGAGGCTGGAGCTAATTGCTGCACAGGGTGGTTAGGACTGGCCGGGTATGAGTGATCGGCTGCATCTGACGCATAAGATCTATTGCACACAAAAATACCAAAGGTTGTATTCCTGTATGGAGGGCCTGGAGGGAAGGCAAGGTGAGGACAGGTCAGGGAGGAGTATTATGGCACCTATTGGCATTTGGGATCAAGGCATCAACACTAGGAGACATGATATGTAGCCACCAAAATACAAACATGCAAGACGTATTGGGATGGTGCAAGCAGAGGGTAGGGAGGCGGCAATAGCCTTGCAGGCTAACGAACTAGCCTTTCAGCTCAGCTGGGTGGAAATCCTAGCTTAGGTCCCAAATGAAAATGTTCTGGTCTCATCTCAGCTCCACACAGAGATCGCAAAACCAATGCGGAATTAGACATGATTTGGCAGGTGCAGGACCAACCTAGCAGGGGTGTTGCACATCAGAACGCAGGTACCTGTGCTAAGCAGCAGGCTGTGGGAGTAGTTTGCACAGTGCCTGCCTTCCCTGCACCTGCTTCCTAGCCAGCGCTAAGGGTCCTTCACTGCCATGAGGAACCAATTCACCCAGAAAatcaaacaggaaaaaagaaaggtgaagaaaagcaaagaaaaacaatAAGCGTGTAATACAGAAAACCTGCCTATTGTCTGGGGACAGTGATCCTTCCGATGAGGCCATGTGATATGGGGATGGTGAGAACCTGTTATCGGGCCGGAATTCTTTAtcatatgccatcatgttccacTCCAGGCGCCGGTTGCGGGCTTTTCTCACTTTCTTCACCTCCCGGGTGGAATCTTCCACTAaccgctgctcctggaagcagataAGCACTGTCCTGTTAGCATGACGGCAGGATGGCTGCCTGCTGACTGTACACAGCACAATGTTTGTTTGAGCTTGACTTCAAGAAAGGATTTTAGGTTATGTATATAAGGATAACAGGGATATCAAACAATACTGGAATTCTCAGGACATATTATTTTAGATCCTGAGTCCCAACCACTAGGACTCATTGTCAGCACTTCCCCTCCACACTCCCTTTCCCTCCTGTAATGATGAGTCCTGGTGCACCACCACCGCCTGTTTTTCATTCAACTACGTAACAAGGTTGTGCTGATCTAAACACCAATCGCAATCACAAGGCTGGTTCTGGAGCAGCCCCGAGCATGCACAATGGAACGAAAGGCTGTGAGCACCGGCAAGTTCAGCCAGTGTCTTTACCTTCTAAACTGGTACAGTTAGCTGTGAAAGCTGGGATGGACTCATTGGAGTCTGGAATACATTCCAGAGACTTTCCATATGATTTCCATGTAGATCTGGAAGCCTGAGCCAAACTACTGACAACCCAGAGAACAGtgaggacatcagtaactcagccagaagttaggagtgggtgaagttctgtggcctgcaatgtgcaggaagtcagactagacgatcatgatggtcccttctgaccttaatgtctatgagtctatgaaaacaTGGAAATTCAAGTCCGCAGTCACACTTGATGGAGGTAATAGCGTCAGGGCGAATCTCAAGCTCATGCCAATTGCCCTTTGTTGCATAGCCCATGTGAGCCTTTGGATTCCAGTGGGCCATTCCCACATCCATTGCTCTGACATCTTCCATCAGAATAGGCATTAGCCAAAGCAAACAGGACAAGACAAGGTCCAGCAGCATCCACTGGTGCTTATGGAATAAGCCTGTTTCTCTTCAACCCAGGCCTTAAACATGTTCTCTGACCATGTGTGGGGCTTGCTTCTATTTTAAGACCTGCTTTTCTGTCCCTGggctctttaaaaagaaaaacaatgggGTATCCTTTACCTACCACTGAAACTCCAGATTTCCTTTATATTTCTGTTCTCAGGGGCCAATCCCTTGAATGCCTTATAGCTAAGGGGCACATAGGGGACTTCAATCAAGGTAGCATAATGTCAAAAATAGCCAAGAGGGATTTGTTTTCCAAAGGTTTCAGTGTCATATGACTCCCCAAACCAGAGCAAGCAACAAACCAGAAATTCATGGACACTAGACTGTCTTGTGATTCTTTTATTGCTGGTCTGGACATTAGGAGATCTGTATGTTTCCTGAATGTAAAAACTTCACAACTGGTGACTGGCACACATGAGGTAAGAATACCCAAGCTCCACCCAGGGCTCCTTCGGCAGTAGCCTGTTCAGGTGATAGGGTGGGAACCTAGCAGGCCTCCTTCACAAGTGACTACCACCAGAGCAGCATTGACTGGACATGAGTTTGAGGATGATAGTACGGTGAAGGGCACCTTAGAAATGGCAGAAAGAGCAAGAGATACTGCTCCCATTTCAGAAGGACACTATAACCAGACCATATCAGACTATCAAACTAAGTCCAGACCAGCCTCATCTTAGGCCCGATTCAGAGCTTTCTCTGATGCCTTTACCTTCTGCCGGCGTTTCTCCTTTCTCTTGTCCTCAGTTGCCTGCAGCATCTTCTCCTTCCACAAGTTGAAGAAATATGAAGGGTCGGTGTAGAATTTGAGGCCATCTTTCTTGTCGTCCCTGAAATGATCACAGCAGAGTTGGGGAGGGATAGAGGAAATTCTCAGCAACAGGATGAAATATTATTAATAACTTAATGGCTAAAAACAAAGGCACGTTAATGAGCCCAGCACTTGGGAAATGAACCCCAACGAGCTCCGCTGGTTGGTGGCAAGACACCTCTTTGCTTCAGCCTACAGTTGCCTATTCTCTTCTCTCTAGCTGCCACCTTCCATCCCCTCACTGTTCCATCCCCATCCCCTATCCCACTCTCTTCCCATTCCCCTCTCATCACAACATAGATCATTAAGGATTTGGCACAGAGGACACTCAAGTAATTgctaaaaaatggaaaatactatTGGCTTCAAAGTCAGTGGTTTATTAAGGCCTGTTTGACATACAGGCTGATATAGAATTCCAGGAGACCCTCTAATTTTCCAAAGAAACTCCCATATGTTacaactccctcccaccccctagagataCATGAGGGTGGGGTTTGGGTTCCTGCCTTTTTAGATGATCCAGGCCATATTTAGCTTCAATCTGTTAGTGATCAGTGACGCTTTCTCACATCACATTTGTCATTGGAGGATCTGCACTGTGCAAGTACAGAGTATtattggctgtattaaaataaaCTCTGGGCGGTTTTGGTTGTCTTGTACGAGATATGCGATCGTGGTAGCTGCAATGCCGAGACAGCTGAACAGCCGAGAAAAGAGCATCATTTACTGAACCATCACCAAACAGTGGACCAATATTCTCCTGTAACCACCCAGTAACACCACTCGAAACAACTGTGACTTCAGGCTGACTCCAGCGCAGCACTTGAGGACAAGGGCAACAATGGACTTCCAGAGGAAGCCCCATACAGCAGCTCGAACAAAGTGTACAAGCAAAGAgataaggggcctgattctgagctagctaatgctgatgtaaatcagaagtaacacCACCAaaggcaatggagttacattcgagtaaaactggtgtaaggCTGATCAGAAGTGGATCCTTCCAATCTGATAGGAAACAATCTCTTCCAGAGTAGGTTTGGCTCGGCTAGGGATTGTTTGGTCTATATTGAACCGTACACCGTGGTCGCAGAGTGGGAATGAGGCAAGTTGCTCAGGCCCAGCCCCCACACGCCCTACCTGTACGCTGTGAGGATGTTGAGCGGTGGCGGCTTGTCACACCGCTGGTACATCTCCATCACGGGGTTAGGGATGGAGTTCCGAGAGACCACCTGCTGGTTCTGCACCGTTGAGCTCTTGAATGCTTTCCGCATGTTGATATCTTGAAGTGAAACTGTGACCACATAAGAAAGAAACCTTCATGTGCCAGGGGAAAGGCTGGGGGCCTGCTCTTTGCATTCTCAACACAACTCCTGGGCCATGTGCCCGGCCTTTGCTCTCTGCACCCTGCACTAACAACGCACCCTCGCCATTTGCACTGTGTCCTTGCATTTGAGCACTCCAGCCCTAACGCTCACATTGTGTGTTTGCCAGTCCCACCTGTGCCCAACATGTGCACTGCATCCAGCACTCACATGGCATGCCTGCTGTTTTCCCCTGTGCCCAACACTCATGCTGCATGCTTGCCGGCCTCACCCGATACCCAGCGTGTAAATGTACAGCTATTCAAAACATAAAACCAGACTTTGATACTCTAGACTAAAAGGTTGGCTCGTGTTCAATTTGAGTTTATTTGTGCAGGCTAGAGACTCATCCCAGGTCACTTTGGATGCCAATGGTGCCTAGGCATTAATATTTCCACCTCTGTGttatttcactgttaaaaatcaaaGCCTCTCCGATGGCACCAAGCGGAATTTCTGGCATTTCCCCCACAATCAGTGATAATCCATCCAGCCCTTTGGATCAGCGAGCATTTGCCCTGGCCTCTCCTGCATGTGGGCAAAtgaggcagagctgtgtgtggggagagtgggaggCAGAAATCCAACCTCCGGCACAGCCACTTGAGCCATCCAAAGCTTTCCTGCTGACTGCCTGAGATGCCACCTCCACTACGAGTCGTGCTGCAGGAGCTCCCACCGGATGGAAAACAGCAATTTGCCAAAAAAAGGAACCACTCTGAGCTTGCACACAGGCATACGCTGTGACAGCTCTGCTGACAGGCCTTTGATGGGAAGTGGGCACGTTTTCATCACTGAATTGAAAGAGACCTACATTGGGTGAAGTTTCACTCGTGGCAGGATTTGTGTCAGGCAAGCACAAGCAGAAGTTCTGCACATCAGTGCGAGCTGTATGAATGCACTGGATGTTACAGAGGCTAAATGTCCAAGGAAAGGCAAACTGTCTCTAATGGAGGGAGTGTGCCAGACTCTGTCAGATACACAGGCAAATTTACTGGGGCAGATTCTTGACCCTGGTTAAGTCTCCTTTGCATGGAACAGCGGTACTTGGAAAATCCACCTTTTGATTGGTGAAAAACAGAGCAATTTTGCTCCAAAAGTCACAAAGCGAAGGGATGTGGCAGAGTGCAATGGGATTTTGTGCAGAGGAATTTCTCTAAGCTAAGCCCAATGATAAGTCCAATTTTAATTTTCTAACACCCTTTGCAGCCACTTGCAGCGTGACACTTTCACAAACAGTGGTAGTGCCTACTCTGCACTATATTCAACCAGGCTGTCTTGAATTCTTGGCCAATTcttattagagatgggcctgaaccaaccCCCCAGATCTCAACGCCCGGAAACTTTGTGGAAGTTCTGATCCAGGCTAAACTTGAGGGCTTGTGATTCATCTCTAACTCCTAATGCCTCATCAGAAAGATTGCACTGGCCCCCCTCTGCTATTTGCTGGGACTCTGGCTTTGTGGACCTGTTAGCATTTGCCACTCTCCTTCTTCTCCCCAGTATTCAAAAGATATCAAGTTCCCACATCGAATAGCCCAGCACAGTCATGGCTGTCTCCTAGCCTGTTCAGCGGGCCGGGAAGCAACCTACATCCATTGAATCCGCTCTCTAgccaggctgtgtgtgtctgcaatagagctggtcaggagtTTTTCAATGAAGCTTTTTAACATCAGCAAATGCCAATACATCAAACCCAAACTTTTCGCAGGAAAGGGTTAGTTTCAACACTTCTTTTTgactaaaaaaaatgtttaggaaaaaggttgaaaagttgtcaaaatgaaacagtttgattAACTggagccaaaactttttttttcggcTTTTCAGTCTGTAAAAAGATTTGAGAACGATTTCTCGCCCTGATTCGGGGTGGGGCATTTTTTCAGTATCTCAGAAATTTTCCTAGGATGGGAAAATCGTTTCCCTCACAGCTCTCATCTGCAGACACACTGAGCGCTTGTTTAGCAGGAGAAAGGCTCCATATGCGTTACGGCCTGCACTCCTGTACCTATGTGCCAGGGTCTGTTGCCTGTGCTCCAGTGCCTAGATCCCCATGTCTTTAGCCTCCATTGGGATGTTTGTAGTGCTTCTTCAGATGTCTGACTGTCCATCAGTCATATTGATTAAttaggcaggtttcctgcttcccTGCCATCCTCTGCTCCTCTCTCAGGCTAATCCCATGCAGTGAGCTGATCAAATAATTgcctgtattctctctgctcccaAACAAGGTAACTGTTCATATGTTTGCCGGCGGTATTTTCTCTTAACACATTTTGCATGGAGGGCTGCCAAGGCAGCAGCTACACCACACAAGGAGGGAGGGGTGGTCTGGAAGGGAGGAATTGCCGCCTTCTGTCTGCAGGGGTTAAGGAGTGGCAGTGACAGACTGCCCAATTCTCCTTGTCCAGATGGGTAGCTGCTGTGACCCCGGGTGACGGGCAATTCACGGCCGCATCAGCAGATACCTAAGGCTGCCCAGGAGAAGCACTGAGACATGACTGATAAGTTACGTGCATTCCAGGGATTCAATGAAGAAATAACCATAGCAACTGTGGCATTACACGGGGCTACCTCTGAGACAGCGCAGGGAAGATCTTCTTAAAGAAACACGCGGCGACATTTCCAAGGGGAGGACGTGTGTTGCAACGGGCACAGCCCCCAGAATGACTTGCAGCCAGCTGGAGCCAGTATTCAACACCGGAGGCCAAATCCTGTTGCCACTTACACCCCGGTAACTTGAACGGGCCAGAGAATACACCATGGTCCTGATCATATTGGTAATCTTTCCTTAACCCGCCGGGCTGCTCTAACTACACTCAGCTGCCATAGCCCCCAGGGGCTGCTCCGGCAGCTGAGAACAGCTAACGTGCTGAGAGTTACGTTATCCGGGGTTAGAAGAGCAAGGGTTTAAAACAAAGGAGTTCTGGAAAGGATACAAACCCTCCTGCTTTCCGGCATTAGCTGGCCTCCAGCTAAGGGGGTTAGGAAGACATGTTCCCTAGGAGCACTTTAGTGCGTAGCTGACTTCGGCAGGgttccttgcaccttcctctgaagaatctggcagTGGGTCgtgacaggatactggcctagacgGTGCACTGGCATGGTATGGCAATTGCTACGTTCCCCCATTTCCATGTTTCTAAACCTCCCAGGGTTTTTTGGGAACTTCCTCATTCAAAACTGCCTCTAAATTTGGCTGTTCGTGGGCATTCACTATCTCAGCGGAAATAAgaattagggtttttttaaatgacttccaGGCTAGCAGGCTAAtactgccccctgctcctttgGAATGATTCtccatggcagagagagagaaaggagcaggCCAAATATTAGTAAAATCTTAGTAGAGCAAAGTTACCACTGAAATTCCTTCCAGCTGCAACCTCCATATTCTACAACCAACACAACAGAGATGAACAAAGACAACTCCTGCCGGCCAGCCCCATCTTACCTTCCTCCACAGTTGAGTCCAGCTGAGTGACCTTGATCACCAGAAGATCTACCCTCTCCTGCAGGGAGTTCATCCGCATATAGAAACTGTTGGCTTCATTGAACAGTTCTCCAAATATGTCTTCAGCATGTCTGCCTTAAAGAACAAAAGGCAAAGGGGGGTGACCATGGTAGCTCAACTGAGAGATGGATGATTTAGTTATAGAGAGAGGCAAATGTAAGGATTGTCCCATGGGGACTCCGCTACAAAGGACAGGCATAGCCAGTACAAGCCTGGCCTTCCCAATTGTTTTCCATGACTTTAGTCTGCATTCCCAGCCATTATTTCTGCAGATCTGTGGAGCCTTCAGTTTGCACAAACTAGCCACAAGCATGTGCAGTGCATTCCTTCTGGGGGCCTGGGAGACATTTAAAAGACGGGAACACAAGTCTCCAGCCCTCATGCTCAGCCATTACAGGTCTGCTTGTTTGCAAGAATCTTTCcatattttgtgtgtgcagtAAAAGGTTTTGGTGGGCAAAGCAAGTGATAATGAAAGACAGGAATACGCCCGATGGAACGGATTTCCTTTTAACTGTCATCTTCACATCTAAATTGTATAACTGGCCAAGTGTATTAAGTGTGTATATTGTAATGAGCTGATGTGTTTGTGCACAGCACTGCCTTCGGCTGcacagaatcagaactgctctGAGGTCTGCCATCCGCAGCATACTGCTGTCTGCTAAGGAGATATTTTCCTTGAGCTCAAAGGAGAATTCTGCTTTTGAACCAGCAGGAGCTTGTTTCTACCACCTGCTATTGCCATAAAGGTCTCAATAGCCATGGTGAGCACCAGAGACAACGGTGAAATCTTGGGTGGCCATGGATTTGTTACACTATATAACCAAGAAAAAGGAAcatgaggacttgtggcaccttagagactaacaaatttattaaagcataagctttcgtgggctacagctcacttcatcggatgcatagagtggaacatatagtaagatatatatatacatacagataagttggacattaccatacaaactgtgagaggctaattagttaagattaACTGATCATcataactaattagcctctcacagtttgtatggtaacttccaacttatctgtatgtatatatatatcttacgatatgttccattctatgcatccgatgaagtgtagcccatgaaagcttatgcgctaataaatgtgttagtctctaaggtgccacaagtcctcctgttctttttgcggatacagactaacacggctgctactctgaaacctgtcattatataacCAAGAGCACAGGTTCTCTGCAGCACCCTCATTCTAAGTGGCTTTAACATCAATATTTGTGCATGTTTCTGAATGCGGAAAATGGCCATTTTGTCACTGACAGCGAGTGCTTGGCCCCTTCAAATGCAACAGGTTCCACACCCCTGTCCCAGAACAGGTGCTCCCAGTTTAGCTATTTAAAAGGATGGGGCAGCACCTGGGGCTATAAAGAGCCAGGCTGCCAGTAAGGAATGGGTTGCGGCTGTGACTGCCACAgtcactgggaggagaggcagtgggaacctgctgggggggaaagggtctcgtgggagaaagccctgggagaCAGTGCTCTGTGAAAAGGGCCAGGAAGAAtcctgcaggaggcactgagaggCAAAGGGGAAAACCCTCTGGCAGCTGCAGTCCATGGTGGGCTGAGAGACACTGCTTTTGTGGTTTGACTATGTTTAGAAAATAAAACTGTGCCTGGAAAGTGTCTCTGGGCATGGGCAGTGAGCCCTTCATGGGCTGGGGACAAGCCAGCGCCTTGCAGTCGCATTGGAACAGAGCCATAGGGGGAGCAGGAAATCTAGAGACCCTAAACATGATCAGGGTTCTGTTGCaccaggcactgtacacacacataccaaCAAGACAGCCCCTCccacagagagcttacaatcgaaaCAGACACCACAAAGGTGGGAGAGGGGAAACTGGAACAAGAAGCAGCTTCACAGGGttccacagcaggtcagtggggAGGACTATGAATCAAAGCTACGTCTCCTCAGTCCCCATCCAGTGCTCTAGCCTTTGGACCAGACTGGCTCCTATTAGAGAGCATACAGACTGAAATGGTATAGC is part of the Chelonia mydas isolate rCheMyd1 chromosome 9, rCheMyd1.pri.v2, whole genome shotgun sequence genome and harbors:
- the LOC102948125 gene encoding wiskott-Aldrich syndrome protein family member 3, which gives rise to MPLVKRNIEPRHLCRGALPDGVTSELECVTNSTLAAIIKQLGSLSRHAEDIFGELFNEANSFYMRMNSLQERVDLLVIKVTQLDSTVEEVSLQDINMRKAFKSSTVQNQQVVSRNSIPNPVMEMYQRCDKPPPLNILTAYRDDKKDGLKFYTDPSYFFNLWKEKMLQATEDKRKEKRRQKEQRLVEDSTREVKKVRKARNRRLEWNMMAYDKEFRPDNRFSPSPYHMASSEGSLSPDNRSYASDAADHSYPASPNHPVQQLAPASHLSTDNKEIILVATQAQEHVYRPAAAGSRQNSLNRVQQPHVPQHPETILNGPRPQIVKEYGPQQMPLAEYFVPPAPPPPPPVIPSAQTAFDSPISAPPALAPSAAASVAHSSYAPSPPPAPPCPYSASPPQTGPMGPPVAPPPPPPGPPTVAASPAHSASSPAAVVEPRKPQIPLIPMSDARSDLLAAIRRGIQLRKVQEQWEQEAKKEPVGNDVATILSRRIAVEYSESDDDSELDDNEWSD